The following are encoded in a window of uncultured Pseudomonas sp. genomic DNA:
- a CDS encoding S1-like domain-containing RNA-binding protein, whose amino-acid sequence MAVIGRMNSLQVVKHTDFGLYLDGGADGEILLPKRYIPSDTPSEVEDWLNVFIYLDSEDKLIATTETPKVQVGGFASLKVVDINRVGLFLNWGLPKDLLLPHSEEKRPLQVGDYCVVHVFLDKRSKRITATARLDRYLDNVPANYAEGEAVDLLVAEATDMGFKAIINGKHWGLIHKNELFKFLRSGMQEKGFIKEVRADGKISLSLQPVGQEAASSLGEQILAKLREHDGVLKVNDKSSPEEIAGLFRVSKGNFKKAIGGLYKQGRIVIHEDRIELPSK is encoded by the coding sequence ATGGCGGTAATTGGACGAATGAATAGTTTGCAGGTCGTGAAGCACACCGACTTCGGCCTGTATCTGGATGGCGGCGCGGATGGCGAGATTTTATTGCCAAAACGCTATATCCCGAGCGATACCCCAAGTGAAGTGGAAGACTGGTTGAACGTCTTTATTTACTTGGACAGTGAAGACAAATTGATTGCCACCACTGAAACGCCAAAAGTTCAGGTGGGTGGTTTTGCCAGTTTGAAAGTTGTGGATATCAACCGAGTTGGTTTATTCCTTAATTGGGGTTTGCCAAAAGATTTATTGCTGCCGCACTCCGAAGAAAAGCGCCCGCTGCAGGTGGGTGATTACTGCGTGGTGCATGTGTTTCTCGACAAGCGCAGCAAGCGTATTACCGCCACCGCTCGCCTGGACCGCTACCTGGATAACGTGCCAGCGAATTACGCGGAGGGTGAGGCTGTTGACCTGCTGGTGGCGGAAGCGACCGATATGGGCTTCAAGGCCATCATCAACGGCAAGCACTGGGGCCTGATCCACAAGAATGAGCTGTTCAAATTTCTGCGCAGCGGCATGCAGGAGAAGGGCTTTATCAAGGAAGTGCGCGCCGACGGTAAGATCAGCCTGAGCTTGCAGCCGGTTGGTCAGGAAGCGGCCAGCAGCCTGGGTGAGCAAATACTGGCCAAGCTGCGCGAGCACGATGGTGTGCTCAAGGTGAATGATAAAAGCTCGCCTGAAGAAATTGCCGGACTGTTTCGGGTCAGCAAGGGCAACTTTAAAAAAGCCATCGGCGGTTTGTACAAGCAGGGTCGCATCGTGATCCACGAAGACCGTATCGAACTGCCCAGCAAGTGA
- a CDS encoding thermonuclease family protein codes for MALLLLISLPGLVLADPFSCRVVTVSEGDTFTCLSTENKRLRVRLAEIDAPERKQPYASEAKQALSELVLEKHVVLHVQELDRYGRTLARVYVGGLDVNYSLVEHGAAWAYTQQLKDRRLKDAETLARKMGKGLWRLPAESRVAPWDWRYTGRIAAPQKTKPNPRASFSQFGDGQ; via the coding sequence ATGGCTCTATTACTGCTGATCAGCCTGCCCGGCTTGGTGCTGGCTGATCCATTCAGCTGCAGGGTAGTGACTGTCAGCGAAGGCGACACCTTCACCTGCCTGAGCACTGAGAACAAACGCCTACGGGTTCGCCTTGCAGAAATCGACGCGCCAGAAAGAAAGCAGCCCTATGCGAGCGAAGCCAAGCAGGCGCTCTCTGAACTGGTGCTTGAAAAACACGTTGTCCTGCACGTGCAAGAGCTGGATCGCTACGGCAGGACGCTGGCGCGCGTCTACGTCGGGGGCCTCGATGTAAATTACAGCCTGGTCGAGCACGGCGCTGCCTGGGCGTATACCCAACAGCTAAAAGACCGCAGGCTGAAAGATGCCGAAACCCTGGCGAGGAAAATGGGCAAAGGCCTTTGGCGGCTCCCCGCCGAATCCAGAGTCGCGCCCTGGGACTGGCGCTACACCGGCAGAATTGCTGCACCACAAAAGACCAAACCTAACCCAAGAGCGTCGTTCTCCCAGTTCGGTGACGGCCAGTAG
- the msrA gene encoding peptide-methionine (S)-S-oxide reductase MsrA: MALITAAWRGRLLASATLLLGGLLAACEPMAAQAPQPQVNTQSVENPGVAIFAGGCFWCTESDFDKLPGVIETTSGYIGGHVDNPTYEQVSAGNSGHIEAVRVRFDPSKTSYAQLLEAFWPTIDPVTANAQFCDRGSQYRSAIFYSNPAEQQQAEASKAALDKSGRLPAAVVTEVLAASTFYPAEEYHQDYYLRNPLRYTYYRNGCGRDQRLEQLWGKK; the protein is encoded by the coding sequence ATGGCGCTTATCACTGCTGCCTGGCGCGGCCGCCTGCTGGCCAGCGCTACCCTGCTCCTCGGCGGCCTGCTGGCCGCCTGTGAGCCCATGGCTGCGCAGGCACCACAACCGCAAGTCAACACTCAGTCGGTGGAAAACCCTGGCGTAGCGATCTTTGCCGGCGGCTGTTTCTGGTGCACCGAGTCGGACTTCGACAAGCTGCCCGGGGTGATTGAAACCACCTCGGGCTATATCGGTGGGCATGTCGATAACCCGACCTACGAGCAGGTTTCAGCCGGTAACAGCGGGCATATTGAAGCCGTGCGCGTGCGCTTTGATCCGAGCAAAACCAGCTATGCGCAACTGCTGGAGGCCTTCTGGCCAACCATCGACCCAGTGACAGCCAACGCGCAGTTCTGTGACCGCGGCTCGCAATACCGCAGCGCGATCTTTTACAGCAACCCAGCAGAGCAGCAGCAGGCCGAAGCCTCCAAGGCTGCCCTAGATAAGTCCGGACGCCTGCCGGCAGCGGTGGTCACTGAAGTTCTCGCCGCCAGCACCTTTTACCCGGCCGAGGAGTACCACCAGGACTACTACCTGCGTAACCCACTGCGCTACACCTACTACCGCAACGGTTGTGGCCGCGACCAACGCCTGGAGCAACTCTGGGGCAAGAAATAA
- the msrB gene encoding peptide-methionine (R)-S-oxide reductase MsrB encodes MKRRSLLKAIALLPALPLLSHAPLSLAQAIASSVTPLDKPHSAWRDLLTPEAYAVLFEEDTEAPGSSPLNQEKRDGTYVCAACYLPLFASQDKYESGTGWPSFTQPIAGHMGQKRDFKLFFPRTEYHCIRCGGHQGHVFDDGPKPRGERWCNNGLALRFIPQGEPLPELRS; translated from the coding sequence ATGAAAAGACGCTCGCTGCTCAAGGCCATCGCCCTGCTGCCGGCCCTGCCCCTGCTCAGTCACGCCCCGCTCAGCCTGGCGCAAGCCATCGCCAGCAGCGTAACGCCGCTGGACAAACCGCATAGCGCCTGGCGTGATCTGCTAACACCCGAGGCTTATGCCGTCTTGTTCGAGGAAGACACCGAAGCCCCAGGTAGCAGCCCGCTGAATCAGGAAAAGCGCGACGGCACTTATGTCTGCGCGGCCTGCTACCTGCCGCTGTTCGCCAGCCAGGACAAATATGAAAGCGGCACTGGTTGGCCCAGCTTTACCCAGCCGATTGCCGGCCACATGGGGCAGAAACGCGATTTCAAACTGTTCTTCCCGCGCACCGAATACCACTGCATCCGCTGCGGCGGGCATCAGGGCCATGTCTTCGATGACGGTCCAAAGCCAAGAGGCGAACGCTGGTGCAACAACGGCCTGGCCTTACGCTTTATCCCTCAAGGCGAACCTTTACCTGAGCTGAGGAGCTGA
- a CDS encoding GGDEF domain-containing protein: MRPPRLIRRLRNDFQLSIITLMGLLGVIGITPYAVYRLATGNYLVASADSVIVASTVLAVLYAWRTGDTVKPGIYLALIFSAAATLIAINLGVNGLFWIYPLILFNFFMVSPLKALLITTLVLTTLASYGLLKPGAVFESHYQMVSFLVTSMMASSLSFVFAYRTTSQRDELQQLAIHDPLTGARNRRAMNEELRIAASLKRRHGNSCGVLTMDLDHFKRVNDNHGHQAGDQVLMDFVELITSASRQEDRLFRFGGEEFLLLLPNTEKAGLLAAAQHLQQQIRQHLRGPSDAVTMSVGGAILRSDEHWEDMLQRADLRLYRAKNTGRNCIVIDDDADTTSLQPIA, from the coding sequence ATGCGGCCACCGCGACTGATCAGGCGCCTGCGTAACGACTTCCAGCTGTCCATCATCACCTTGATGGGGCTGCTTGGCGTGATTGGCATCACCCCTTACGCCGTTTACCGGCTCGCCACCGGCAACTACCTAGTCGCCTCGGCCGATAGCGTCATAGTCGCCTCCACCGTACTCGCGGTGCTGTACGCCTGGCGGACAGGCGACACCGTCAAGCCGGGCATTTACCTGGCGCTCATCTTCTCGGCGGCAGCCACCCTGATTGCCATTAACCTGGGCGTCAACGGCCTGTTCTGGATCTATCCGTTGATCCTGTTCAACTTCTTTATGGTGTCCCCACTCAAAGCCTTGCTGATCACCACACTGGTACTCACGACCCTGGCCAGTTACGGCCTGCTAAAACCAGGCGCGGTGTTCGAAAGCCACTACCAGATGGTTTCATTTCTGGTCACCAGCATGATGGCCAGCAGCCTTAGTTTCGTCTTTGCCTACCGCACCACCAGTCAGCGCGATGAACTGCAGCAACTGGCCATCCATGACCCACTGACCGGCGCACGCAACCGCCGCGCCATGAATGAAGAACTGCGGATAGCAGCCTCCCTCAAGCGCCGTCACGGCAACAGCTGCGGCGTTTTGACCATGGACCTGGACCATTTCAAACGGGTCAACGACAACCATGGGCATCAGGCCGGCGATCAAGTGTTGATGGACTTTGTCGAACTGATCACAAGTGCCTCACGCCAAGAAGACCGCTTGTTCCGCTTCGGCGGCGAAGAGTTCCTGCTGCTACTGCCTAATACCGAAAAAGCTGGCCTACTGGCTGCGGCCCAGCACCTGCAACAACAAATTCGCCAGCACCTGCGCGGGCCAAGCGATGCCGTGACCATGTCTGTCGGCGGCGCCATATTGCGCAGCGATGAGCACTGGGAAGACATGCTGCAACGGGCCGATCTACGCCTCTATCGCGCCAAGAACACCGGACGCAACTGCATCGTAATTGATGACGATGCCGACACGACAAGCCTGCAGCCTATCGCCTAA
- a CDS encoding GNAT family N-acetyltransferase has product MHYYQLPAPLKPLADKFYRSQRSAMRAKADGQTWVAADRAIVAALCLHKVEHGHWLTSLLVATTQRKQGVARQLIEAALADCSTPVWLFCEPQLNDFYLRLGFIPCTDLPQVLAERLARYRRSKSLQAFSRHPAHAVRGDACP; this is encoded by the coding sequence ATGCACTACTACCAACTCCCCGCCCCACTTAAACCACTTGCTGACAAGTTCTACCGCAGCCAGCGCTCAGCCATGCGTGCCAAAGCCGACGGGCAGACATGGGTGGCTGCAGATCGCGCAATAGTTGCAGCGTTGTGCCTGCACAAGGTCGAGCATGGCCACTGGCTGACCAGCCTGCTGGTCGCCACAACGCAGCGTAAGCAGGGCGTGGCACGGCAGTTGATCGAAGCCGCGCTGGCCGACTGCTCGACCCCGGTCTGGTTGTTCTGCGAACCGCAGTTAAACGACTTCTACCTGCGCCTAGGATTTATCCCCTGCACCGACCTACCCCAGGTCCTGGCTGAGCGCCTGGCCCGCTATAGACGCAGCAAAAGCCTCCAGGCCTTCTCCCGACACCCAGCACACGCTGTACGGGGCGACGCTTGCCCCTAA
- a CDS encoding protein phosphatase 2C domain-containing protein, translating into MEQALIYAGHSVPGRVREHNEDALLCCPQLNLWAIADGMGGHQCGEVASALALQVLQAGCANGLELVEAVHAANREILAAARNDEQRGMGTTLVAVRFNSAAFSIAWVGDSRAYRVSVGHIERLTRDHSWVQAMVDAGQMGPEDARSHPQRNVILQCLGREDQPLQVGVQHGTLGEHELLLLCSDGLSGELDDAQIQQLCSSAQTLDELVSQLLARANEMGGKDNISCIVLGRNAAAPSVEVKPQGLLRRLFTSRKPQPDDVH; encoded by the coding sequence ATGGAACAAGCACTGATTTATGCCGGCCACAGCGTGCCTGGGCGCGTGCGTGAACACAATGAAGATGCCCTGCTGTGTTGCCCGCAATTGAATTTGTGGGCAATTGCCGATGGTATGGGCGGCCATCAATGTGGCGAAGTGGCCAGCGCTCTGGCCTTGCAGGTGTTACAGGCAGGCTGCGCCAATGGCCTGGAGCTGGTCGAGGCGGTGCATGCGGCTAATCGCGAAATTCTCGCTGCGGCGCGTAACGATGAGCAGCGCGGCATGGGCACAACCCTGGTGGCGGTGCGTTTCAATAGTGCCGCATTCAGTATTGCGTGGGTCGGCGACAGCCGTGCCTATCGCGTCAGTGTGGGGCACATCGAGCGCTTGACCCGCGACCACAGCTGGGTTCAGGCGATGGTTGATGCCGGTCAGATGGGGCCAGAGGATGCGCGAAGTCATCCGCAGCGTAATGTCATTCTGCAGTGCCTGGGCCGAGAGGATCAGCCGCTGCAGGTTGGCGTGCAGCACGGAACGCTCGGTGAGCATGAGTTGCTGTTGCTGTGCAGTGATGGCTTGAGCGGCGAACTTGACGATGCGCAGATCCAGCAGCTGTGCAGCAGTGCCCAGACCCTCGATGAGTTGGTCAGCCAGTTGCTGGCGCGGGCCAACGAAATGGGCGGCAAGGATAATATCTCCTGTATCGTGCTCGGGCGTAATGCGGCTGCGCCCAGCGTTGAAGTCAAACCGCAGGGGCTGCTTCGCCGGCTGTTCACCTCCCGCAAGCCTCAACCTGATGATGTGCACTGA
- a CDS encoding serine/threonine-protein kinase: MTEQLLDIPGYQVHGRLGKGGMAEVYLATQESLHRKVAIKVLLSTDDQSFSQRFIREGHTVASLHHPSIITIYDINQLADGRHYLTMEFVPGGDLAQYKGEVFDLSRALRILQEVASGLAVVHDKGLIHRDIKPANILFRLDGTAVITDFGVAKQLELDNDITQFGIAVGSPSYSSPEQAQCQALDARSDIYSLGVILLEMLTGTNLFRAANYTQTVMNHLQMDVPQLPAHLQGYQWLIERMLAKDPDERFADCKVLLASLDELALDDPDNTRIAPALGLVKPARAEAGRSTLWVWLLASLLLLSGAAGGSYYLYQQKQISEQLARAELRLQEGRLLEPALDNADYLFRQVLTRDPDNLQAMDGLARVLQARINQYLQLAEQRLAEQQLMLPEDDSAIYYYRQVLALEPDNLLALAGTNRVAQRYIEQSEAAYKRREFALALALVQQGLEVEPANEPLLQLLDGHNERVRLAQLPRRKPAAASQPAPATRSAKSDNPVKRLWNNLFD, translated from the coding sequence ATGACTGAACAATTACTCGATATCCCTGGTTATCAGGTGCACGGCCGCTTGGGTAAAGGCGGGATGGCCGAGGTCTACCTGGCCACTCAAGAATCGCTGCACCGCAAGGTGGCAATTAAGGTCTTGCTGAGCACGGATGACCAATCGTTCAGCCAGCGCTTTATCAGGGAAGGCCATACCGTCGCCTCCTTGCATCACCCGTCGATCATCACCATTTATGACATCAACCAACTGGCCGATGGTCGTCATTACCTGACGATGGAATTTGTGCCGGGTGGTGATCTGGCGCAGTACAAAGGCGAGGTGTTCGACCTGAGCCGCGCCTTGCGCATCCTGCAGGAGGTAGCGAGTGGTCTGGCTGTGGTGCATGACAAGGGCCTGATACACCGCGATATCAAACCGGCGAATATTCTCTTTCGCCTTGATGGCACCGCGGTGATCACTGATTTTGGCGTAGCCAAACAACTCGAACTGGACAATGACATCACCCAGTTTGGTATCGCCGTCGGCAGCCCGTCCTATAGCAGTCCAGAGCAGGCCCAGTGTCAGGCGCTGGACGCGCGCAGCGATATTTATAGCCTGGGGGTGATCCTGCTGGAGATGCTCACCGGTACGAACCTGTTTCGCGCGGCTAATTACACCCAAACCGTGATGAATCACCTGCAGATGGATGTGCCGCAACTGCCCGCACATCTCCAGGGTTACCAGTGGCTAATTGAGCGCATGCTGGCTAAAGATCCGGATGAGCGTTTTGCCGACTGCAAGGTGCTGCTGGCCAGCCTGGATGAGCTGGCGCTGGATGACCCGGATAACACGCGCATCGCACCAGCACTCGGCCTGGTTAAGCCGGCGAGGGCTGAGGCCGGACGCAGTACGCTGTGGGTTTGGCTATTGGCCAGTCTGTTGCTGTTGTCCGGCGCGGCCGGCGGCAGTTATTACCTGTACCAACAAAAACAAATCAGCGAGCAACTGGCGCGCGCGGAACTGCGCCTGCAAGAGGGCCGCTTGCTAGAGCCTGCGCTGGATAATGCGGACTACCTGTTCCGCCAGGTGCTGACACGTGACCCGGACAACCTCCAAGCGATGGACGGGCTGGCCCGTGTTCTGCAGGCCCGGATCAACCAGTACCTGCAATTGGCTGAGCAGCGCCTGGCGGAGCAACAGCTAATGCTCCCCGAAGATGACAGCGCTATCTACTACTACCGCCAAGTTCTGGCGCTGGAGCCGGATAACCTGCTGGCACTGGCCGGGACCAACCGCGTTGCACAGCGTTATATCGAGCAAAGTGAGGCGGCCTACAAGCGTCGTGAGTTTGCCTTGGCGCTGGCGCTGGTGCAGCAGGGCTTAGAAGTTGAGCCGGCTAACGAGCCGCTGTTGCAGCTGCTCGATGGCCATAACGAGCGCGTACGCCTGGCGCAACTACCGCGCCGCAAGCCAGCGGCGGCCTCGCAGCCCGCGCCAGCGACGAGGTCAGCGAAGTCGGATAATCCGGTCAAGCGCTTGTGGAATAACCTTTTTGATTAA
- a CDS encoding FHA domain-containing protein — MLRIHFSDNRQAPIWLVDERFTIGQDSRNSLVLVDPSIGPFHAEIRQDHGFYYLTDVGSPGGAFVNDERISTRFQLRADDRVRLGSVELLLVDPARSKSKNEQAARWYLQVIQGEHEGKKFHINGSMTFGRSVKCELCFHDQELSRRHCEFYLKDGVLEVKDLASANGLLVNQQKVATAVLQPGDQLKMGSVSLLVIGPKGTVAPSVDEDATLFMRAVDLPKPLKQRPPLSSSLNSPVNPLHAAAQAAPAHAAATVESEPRRLNVSLLALTLVVMALVVAVAVYLG, encoded by the coding sequence ATGCTCAGAATTCACTTCAGTGATAATCGTCAGGCTCCAATCTGGTTGGTCGATGAGCGCTTCACCATCGGTCAGGACAGCCGCAACAGTCTGGTGCTGGTGGATCCGAGCATCGGCCCGTTTCATGCGGAAATTCGCCAGGACCATGGCTTCTACTACCTGACCGATGTGGGCAGCCCGGGTGGCGCGTTCGTCAATGACGAACGTATCAGTACGCGCTTTCAGCTGCGCGCCGATGACCGTGTGCGGTTGGGCTCGGTGGAGCTGCTGTTGGTTGACCCCGCCCGCAGCAAAAGCAAAAACGAGCAGGCTGCACGCTGGTACCTGCAGGTGATCCAGGGTGAGCACGAAGGCAAGAAGTTCCATATTAACGGCTCCATGACCTTTGGCCGTTCAGTGAAGTGCGAGCTGTGCTTCCACGATCAGGAATTGTCGCGCCGGCACTGTGAGTTCTACCTCAAGGATGGCGTGCTGGAGGTCAAGGACCTGGCTTCGGCGAATGGCTTGTTGGTCAATCAGCAGAAGGTCGCGACGGCGGTGCTGCAGCCCGGCGACCAGTTGAAGATGGGCTCGGTCAGCTTGCTGGTGATCGGCCCGAAAGGCACGGTGGCGCCAAGCGTGGATGAAGATGCCACATTGTTTATGCGCGCCGTGGATCTGCCGAAACCGCTCAAGCAGAGGCCCCCTCTGTCTAGCTCGCTGAACAGCCCGGTAAACCCGCTGCACGCGGCGGCACAGGCTGCCCCAGCGCATGCAGCGGCCACTGTCGAGAGTGAGCCACGGCGGCTGAATGTGTCGCTGTTGGCGCTCACGCTGGTAGTAATGGCGCTGGTCGTCGCAGTGGCTGTGTATCTCGGGTAG
- a CDS encoding phospholipase, whose product MKPLLLLLSACCLASQPLSALAWSNHSLGSQLALQALPELQRTLRYESLQDFLDAQAPAIEQLLDEQETFARAHFPNYPARPDALRFSAAATPAHERRSAFLHALRVNPQVRLAGFVQQLPGQTDEGRARLAAEQVLVFRKIGPWSHWRYLALQPGDTVGAVQVLSSAADEPDYGHDINLFSDNPGEVGGQYNFGEQPFGDARFEYSSQAPFHIGYYHEPELVFQAAPYLRRTLPHWRIYQYTGLARLALASGHDYWGYRFLGWALHYMQDLTQPYHAKTVPGFSTPELMLIALKGALGYPADRLAAIARVADRHTAIEEYQLERMQQLMGEQAVSPLLQAYTQTPPSSYPAYSSGYAQHVVAAESYASADALDQRVGEWLARKPAAAPGFSEGNQLAQRAADPLLEQLLVELFKRFGAHTRNVVQTTLAQPQPSAPVPLE is encoded by the coding sequence GTGAAGCCATTGTTGCTGTTGCTTTCTGCCTGTTGCCTGGCGTCTCAGCCGTTAAGTGCGCTGGCCTGGTCCAATCACTCGTTGGGCAGCCAGCTGGCCTTACAGGCCTTGCCTGAGTTGCAGCGCACGTTGCGTTACGAGTCGCTGCAGGACTTTCTCGACGCTCAGGCGCCGGCCATCGAGCAGTTACTCGATGAGCAGGAAACCTTTGCCCGAGCACATTTCCCGAATTACCCGGCGCGTCCGGATGCCTTGCGCTTCAGTGCCGCTGCCACGCCAGCGCACGAAAGGCGCAGCGCGTTCCTGCATGCGCTGCGGGTCAACCCGCAAGTTCGCTTGGCCGGTTTCGTCCAGCAATTACCTGGGCAGACTGATGAGGGGCGCGCGCGGCTGGCCGCCGAGCAGGTGCTGGTGTTCCGCAAGATCGGCCCCTGGAGCCACTGGCGTTATCTCGCCTTGCAACCGGGCGACACGGTGGGCGCCGTGCAGGTGCTGAGCAGTGCGGCCGATGAGCCGGATTATGGCCACGACATCAACTTGTTCAGCGACAACCCTGGTGAGGTCGGCGGGCAGTACAACTTTGGCGAGCAGCCGTTTGGCGACGCGCGTTTCGAGTACTCCTCCCAGGCGCCTTTTCATATCGGCTATTACCATGAGCCGGAGCTGGTGTTTCAGGCGGCACCCTACCTGCGGCGCACTTTGCCGCATTGGCGTATTTATCAGTACACCGGGCTTGCTCGCTTGGCCTTGGCCAGTGGGCATGATTACTGGGGCTATCGTTTTCTCGGTTGGGCGCTGCACTACATGCAGGACCTGACCCAGCCGTACCACGCCAAGACCGTGCCGGGTTTCAGCACGCCCGAGCTGATGCTGATCGCCCTCAAAGGCGCCTTGGGCTATCCCGCTGATCGCCTGGCGGCTATTGCGCGCGTGGCGGATCGGCATACGGCGATCGAGGAGTACCAGCTTGAGCGCATGCAGCAGCTGATGGGCGAACAGGCGGTGTCCCCACTGTTACAGGCCTATACGCAGACGCCGCCGAGCAGCTACCCGGCTTACTCGTCGGGCTATGCGCAGCACGTGGTGGCGGCCGAGTCCTACGCCAGTGCCGATGCGCTGGATCAACGGGTCGGTGAGTGGTTGGCGCGTAAACCTGCGGCGGCTCCGGGTTTTAGCGAAGGTAACCAGTTGGCGCAGCGCGCAGCGGATCCGTTGTTGGAGCAGTTGCTGGTGGAGTTGTTCAAGCGCTTCGGCGCGCATACGCGCAACGTGGTGCAGACCACCCTGGCGCAGCCACAGCCTAGCGCCCCCGTGCCGCTGGAGTGA
- a CDS encoding transporter substrate-binding domain-containing protein, producing the protein MPRMLSPATWCWLIGLLLLSLPPLLYADENGVIHYPRRAEGDEFRSTYELAQLQLALNKAGSPLRLEPSPFSMEQERALASLERNDRLDVAWSMTTDDREQRLLPVRIPLDKGLFGWRIALLPSSRAELLKGVRSLDDLRQFSAGQGHDWPDSEILRRHGLSVTTSSSYGSLFRMLQAQRFDYFPRSAIEIWGELEHPRGKQLVADQHVLLHYPTAMYFFFSRKRPELAETVRRGMEKAIADGSFERLFQQHFAARLKRAQFAQRQVIELHNPLLPSATPLQRRELWFTPAARGR; encoded by the coding sequence ATGCCCCGCATGCTCTCGCCGGCCACCTGGTGCTGGCTTATAGGCCTTCTGCTACTGAGCCTGCCGCCCCTGCTATACGCCGATGAGAACGGTGTGATTCATTACCCTCGGCGTGCAGAGGGCGATGAATTTCGCTCCACTTACGAGCTGGCGCAACTGCAACTGGCCTTGAATAAAGCCGGCAGCCCGCTACGCCTAGAACCCTCGCCATTCAGCATGGAGCAAGAGCGTGCGCTAGCCAGCCTGGAGCGCAATGACCGCCTCGACGTGGCCTGGAGCATGACCACCGACGATCGCGAACAGCGCCTGCTACCGGTTCGCATTCCGCTCGATAAAGGCCTATTCGGCTGGCGCATCGCCCTGCTACCTAGTAGTCGCGCGGAACTCCTCAAAGGTGTGCGCAGCCTCGACGACCTGCGCCAGTTCTCCGCTGGCCAGGGTCACGACTGGCCGGACAGCGAAATTCTGCGCAGGCATGGCTTGTCGGTCACTACTTCGTCGAGTTACGGCAGCTTGTTTCGCATGTTGCAGGCGCAACGCTTCGACTACTTTCCACGCTCGGCGATCGAAATTTGGGGGGAGCTGGAACACCCTCGCGGCAAGCAGTTGGTTGCCGATCAACATGTGCTGCTGCACTACCCCACGGCCATGTATTTCTTCTTCTCACGTAAACGCCCGGAGCTGGCAGAAACCGTCCGCCGAGGTATGGAGAAGGCAATTGCAGACGGCTCATTTGAGCGCCTATTTCAGCAGCATTTCGCCGCGCGGCTAAAACGTGCGCAATTCGCTCAACGCCAGGTAATCGAGCTGCACAACCCGCTACTGCCCAGCGCCACGCCCTTGCAGCGGCGCGAGCTGTGGTTCACTCCAGCGGCACGGGGGCGCTAG
- a CDS encoding DUF2025 family protein has translation MSITSASICAAAEQLQGFVGFNAKTGRYIVRFSEDSFGLDVLEHSITPTCEFVWRAFDGELMNLDRARLHLLREQNIDDRLNLSEALRVYLRRTDLPEICAERHRLNA, from the coding sequence ATGAGCATCACCTCTGCCAGCATCTGCGCGGCGGCCGAGCAACTGCAGGGTTTTGTCGGTTTCAATGCCAAGACCGGGCGCTACATCGTACGTTTCTCTGAAGATTCCTTCGGCCTCGACGTCCTCGAACACAGCATCACGCCAACCTGCGAATTCGTTTGGCGCGCCTTTGACGGCGAGCTAATGAACCTTGACCGTGCGCGCCTGCACTTGCTGCGGGAGCAGAACATTGATGACCGCCTGAATCTCAGCGAAGCGTTGCGGGTCTACCTGCGCCGCACGGACCTGCCGGAAATCTGCGCCGAGCGGCACCGCCTAAACGCCTAA
- a CDS encoding YebC/PmpR family DNA-binding transcriptional regulator: MGAQWKAKPKEAAANARGKIFGRLVKEIMIAARNGADPDLNPKLRLAIHQSKKASMPKETLDRAIKKGAGLLGDTVTFHSATYEGFAPHQVPVIIECLTDNINRTVAEIRVLFRKGQMGASGSVTWDFDHVGMIEASPEGDADAELAAIEAGAQDFEPSDEGATLFITEPTDLDAVCRALPDHGFSVNAAKIGYIPKNPVNSLTAEQLEEVEAFLEALDAHDDVQNVYVGLSG; encoded by the coding sequence ATGGGCGCACAATGGAAAGCCAAACCTAAAGAAGCCGCCGCCAACGCCAGAGGCAAGATCTTCGGCCGTCTGGTCAAGGAAATCATGATCGCCGCCCGTAACGGTGCCGACCCTGACCTCAACCCCAAGCTGCGCCTGGCGATTCACCAGTCGAAAAAAGCCTCGATGCCCAAGGAAACCCTCGACCGGGCGATCAAGAAAGGCGCCGGCCTGCTGGGCGACACCGTGACCTTTCACTCGGCCACCTATGAAGGCTTTGCGCCGCATCAGGTGCCAGTGATCATCGAGTGCCTGACCGACAACATCAACCGCACCGTCGCGGAAATCCGCGTGCTGTTCCGCAAGGGCCAGATGGGCGCATCCGGTTCGGTCACCTGGGATTTCGACCACGTGGGCATGATCGAAGCCTCACCAGAGGGCGATGCCGATGCCGAATTGGCTGCCATTGAAGCCGGTGCTCAGGACTTCGAGCCGTCGGATGAAGGCGCCACACTGTTTATCACCGAGCCGACCGACCTCGATGCCGTCTGCCGTGCATTGCCGGATCACGGTTTCAGCGTCAACGCGGCAAAAATCGGCTACATCCCGAAAAACCCAGTCAATAGCCTAACGGCCGAGCAGCTCGAAGAAGTCGAAGCCTTCCTCGAAGCCCTCGACGCGCATGATGACGTGCAAAACGTCTATGTCGGGCTCTCCGGCTAA